The sequence GTTGCAACCTTCGTGGTGGGTTCCTTTCTATCATTCTTTCTTCTCTCCTTCCAATAGCAAAACCGTTATTTTCTTGAATCATGTTATGTAATACAATACAAGCATACATAGCtcttctaattttgttgaagtCTTTATATCTCGCCGGAGTCTTTAACATTGCAAATCTACCCTGTAATACTCCAAATGCACGCTCAATATCTTTCCTTGCACTTTCTTGAAAACGTTTAAATTTTTACGTGGTTCGTCAATTGGATTATGAGGCGCTTTTACCAACATGGCCCAATCTGGGTATATACCATCGCCTAGGTAATACCCTCTTTCGTAGTGACGCCAGTTGACATCAAATGGTGAAGGTGGAGCCGTTCCATCTTTTATAGAGTTGAAAATTGGTGATGCATTTAGAACGTTGATATCATTGTTCGAACCTACCATACCAAAGAATGCATGCCATGTCCACAAATCTTGTGAGGCGACTGCTTCAAGCATTACAGAAGCTCATTTTTTATCACCTCTTGTGTATTGCCCTTGCCAATCAACAGGACAATTCTTTcactcccaatgcatacaatctataCTACCAAGCATACCCGGTAAATCATATTTTTGTTCGTGAAAATTATAAAGTCTAGCGATATCTTCGGCAGTGGGTTTTCGCAAATATTCTCTAGCAAACAAATGAAATACGCATTTGCAAAAATAATCTAAACATAAAGCGGTCGTTTTCTCACCTATTTTTATGTATTCGTCAAACAAATCAGGTGTAGTTTCATACGCCATTTGACGTATGGCCGCTGTACACTTTTGAAGAATCGTCAAACTTTGACGACCCGTCGCATCGGGACATTCCCGAAAAAACAAAAAATATTCAGGAATATTGGTACTATTAAAATTAGATATACTGTGATGACtcgtacatcattcatcgatttcatagtgaggtactgacctctacatgatacgttttgtaaacattgcattcttttaaaaaggcacaccataaatgaatatcaattttcaaggttttcaacatctgatgatttctacatatagacaatcaccgtaaataatagtttaccataatacatctgttgtcaatgcagtcaaaataagatacatggtgatgattttgtgaatgcaaagttttctcgaataaagcatgtatgactccatgcacatagcttgtataacgtataagcaaacagcggaagacttctagggacctgagaataaacatgcttaaaagtgtcaacacaaaggttggtgagttcatagttttaatgttgcgcataatctgtatataaagatggatcacaagatttcagttgtttcatccagaaacgtttatcaaaatattctacgaaattgagcaccctggtaactaaacttaacgtatatataattagtacccctgttttaacatacatgcaaccaacatgtacaatacacgcaaaccaacgtgtactaaactcaaatagcatacgtctgtttatagttcaggctagggtttctatacctggaacaaacggagatgtcaagccctatagatccatatataactactcgcgcccactagttcttataaccagcagttactagttaccaaagctaagggatttttggtttaaactcggtgtataatttagtatgtacttgtatccattgcgtttaaaataaagtgcatgtattctcagcccaaaaatatagattgcaaaagcaattaaaaagggatcaaatgaaactcaccttagcagcacataaattcattcaccgaaatgtgatcgaaactcggaatgcaaagtaaccatagatctcaacatagagaacatatgttggtcaataaatgtctaacaagctaggtcgggtcatagtgtatcacaatcctaatgctctagaccgacatgcaaaagttaacaaaagtcatctcaaaagtcaatctgacccaatatgatctttaaatctatatatgtttattatattaacatagtataagtcttgataattgaacgaatttataatttatcaaactcaaaatattattcatttcaggagctatattatatttgaattatcatggcaatcgaaaatattttattatttcacatagttttccaatacttgtaaaatcagattatagtgtttataaagttttaaaacatgataagacagtcaactttgacaatcgttcaacaaaacgagacgtgccttatatagaaattcatttactcgattagtaatatctaaaaatccaatttatcaatctcatagacaagttgtttagatattaatttacagtttcaaacacaatttcaattaacgtcaaacataattcagttgaccatatattttaatccgttcatcgaaatcacgcgatttctaaatgaaaagttattaatttttcgatagctttccaacgacatgcatatcatatactttatatcagtagcatatgtatcaaattcgtgattcatcataaactatctaacgaaaaaattaagcatacaagcatgcataaacatatatactcgagcactagacatggatacactattaatatataaaagataagatatgaatgctcacatatcaatattgtgattcaatattgcagaaaagtacgtagacgcaacggagatgataaacactaggtttgacttgcgaacaatacccacgaacattacccataacctccatagctataacccaaaatTTCTTTAGCTCTGACTTATTTGAAAACTCGgcttgaaatcatttgagcagaacttcgtcgtagtattttatgtataatactactaataataatactcctaactataagattaataataatattaatcttaattataataataataataatataaataaaaataaatatactatGGAGTATGTGAAttagatagagagatagattgaATTGTGAAACGGTTCGGCAGGAttgatcgaatatatatatatatatatatatatatatatatatatatatatatatatatatatatatatatatatatatatatatatatatatatatatatatatatatatatatatatatatatatatatatatatatatataaaatataataatataataatataaatataatataataatatagaaaaTAAAAACGTGACAATTAACATTCAATAATATCTGCAGACAGTTTTcgtggaccggtatttcgtactctgttgctaataattgacgggtaaaagtataaacaaaaatatttcaaattttataattgaatacatatatttattttggtcttaagctttataaaactagttgtaaaaaggttcatttatttataaaattactatatacgttcgacgtagagtgtacgtactagtctgctgatcattatgtgccaccgtaaattactgaattcgtttaattcaatcgaattaatgaattttaatattttaaaaagtcgtatttattaaatacttcaggggtattttatgtaacttataattaataatttctatcatgtcgctttcatgtgaatagtaaattaattaatttcgtttcatttactattcatatgaatagtaaatgaattaatttcgattcaactatttaagttacgttgttgtacgttatgttttacaacttgtacatctttgatttaactccgtgtcttcttaaaaactaaaaaaatacattataaaaataaaacgattatatacgtaaactttttaattcgaaactgcatcattcaatagtaaatttttatcatttcgtatataaatattattcgtatatttccgtatatatatatatacacacaattatataattatcataagttacgatgttcgtgaatcgtcggacaaacagggtggtcaaccgttatataaaaactcattttcaaatgttttaaaacttgtcataattcattacttatcatgtcggaaacatttatagttttggttcaaaataagtcgaaattttccgggtcgtcacatatacctTCGACAATTCGGAGAAATAACTGACGACTCATTCGATAACGTCTCTTAAATTTTTTTTTAGGATACATTGGTGTCTCCGAAAAATAATCATTGTATAACCTTAAAGCATCATCTTCGCGATCCCTAGCAATATAAACCCGGCTTCGAGGGAATCGCGAACTGCTTTGTTTCTCCATCGACTTCTTCTTCCGTTATACTATTAATAAAACTAACAATTTTTTCATCATCGGAATCATCATCAAGAAACTCGAGCATCTTGTAAGTATCTTCCATTGTGAAAAAAAAATTGTTGTTTGTATATTATTTGATTAAAAGAATAGAAGTAGGATTGTTGATGTTTGTGTGTTAAAAACAAAtgtaatgtaaataaatatatatagaaaaaaaattaCTGAATTTTTTTTTAATAGCCAACGGCTAATTGAAACTGTCCAACCAGATCATGCCACGTGTCAGCAACGTCCGTTGCTTGACTCGTTTCTTCGACACAAACGCCAAAGTGATGCGGTGAAGTGATGCCGGGTTACGGCCGAACTTGGCGTTTCTTGGTACCAAGTGTGAAAGTGACGGGGTCACTTAGGACCCGTTACGAATGGTCTTATGAAATGAAAACATTACAGTagtatttacaatatatatatatatatatatatatatatatatatatatatatatatatatatatatatatatatatatatatatatatatatagtggtaggatcaagagagaagtaaccaatcggggggaagcagggggaagcaaaaactttttttttcattttttaaaaaaaccttgttcacgaacattatagatgggatgaaaatatgaacatttagtagagacactttgtgataaatgtttttattttggcagaaaaacgctcgaagaagtaatatataacaattatcgtgtttttcgagcgtatgttgaggttttagctattggggtttagatattagggtttatagggtttagatattaggatttagaaatttagggtttagatttaggatttagattgagtttttaacaagaacggtttagagtttagggtttagggtttagggtttagggtttggtgttttgagtttatggagtttagggtttagggtttagggtttaggatttagggtttggtgttttgggtttatggaataaacccaaaacaccaaactctaaaccctaaactctaaatcgggctaaattttacttcataaaacatgaagaagaaaaaaaacgttcatattcttcacgaacaatattatcttgaatgttatttttgtcgatcgttttcccgcctaaataataacattcatcacgaagtgtctcttctaaatgttcatattttcgtgtgatcttgatgccggaaaaaaagaattccaaaaaaaacgaaaaaaataaattttttgcttccccccgattggttacttccccattgatcatgcctatatatatatatatatatatatatatatatatatatatatatatatatatatatatatatatatatatatatatatatatatatatatatatatatatatatatattatatcttacaaAATATAATTATAATGAAATTTAATAAAACAAAATGCAAAAATGTATAACTATTAAGTGAGCAAAATATATTACAATTGtaagttaatatatatttactaatttattgatgaatattaCGTGTAATCTTTAAGATTATTAATTAGCCGCACATGCTTTGAGCTACTTTACATTGTTATTATTTATGTATTTGCATTGATTTGCTAGATGTCgaataataaaaagaaataaaaacctCAACTAACATTAGATATGTGAAATTTATGAATTTAATAATAATCACATAATTGTATATTCATATTCATGATCTATATATTGGACAACGTTTAAATAGTTTATAGTGTATAAGTATAAGAATTTGTTAatgtatatgtaataaatatgtatatatttaaatgtatatatgtagTTCGGGTGATAGATATTAATAATATGCATTATGATGTGTtggtgactttaactctaat comes from Rutidosis leptorrhynchoides isolate AG116_Rl617_1_P2 chromosome 4, CSIRO_AGI_Rlap_v1, whole genome shotgun sequence and encodes:
- the LOC139840608 gene encoding uncharacterized protein, which translates into the protein MEDTYKMLEFLDDDSDDEKIVSFINSITEEEVDGETKQFAIPSKPGSNNDINVLNASPIFNSIKDGTAPPSPFDVNWRHYERGYYLGDGIYPDWAMLGRFAMLKTPARYKDFNKIRRAMYACIVLHNMIQENNGFAIGRREERMIERNPPRRLQRDLRDRDARVKEIRGKQVHQQLEADLTEHVWNLSPYFRSANNNE